Below is a genomic region from Dryobates pubescens isolate bDryPub1 chromosome 1, bDryPub1.pri, whole genome shotgun sequence.
TATTGGAAAACCATTTTTCCATACATGGACTTTCAACAGGTAGAAACAGCACCTTGGGGATGTCAGCCCCAAAAACCAAAGACTTTTGTCCTGGAAGAATTTAAAGCAAATGCCTGAAAAGGTGGGGAGCAAAGAAAATTTTGTTGTggcttaaaaaccccaaacaccccagTCACCATGGAGTAGAAATCTAAGTAGAATCCCATCTTTATTGCCTTAGCTGTACACCAGGAACATCTGGAAAAGGGGGCTGAACgtgtgctgagccctgagcgAGAGTCAAGAAGAGCAAAGCATAGAGAAAACGGCTTTGAGTGGCTGGCAGAGTCTTGCTGCCAAATGAGTGCTGCATAGAAAGGATTGTTCTAAGTGACTTGCCTGGTGAGCCTCTGTGTAGCCAGCAGCTGGTGACTGTAGGAGAGAGATCACACTGTCTCAGTTTCTGGAGAGTGATTTGGAAGGGAGATACTGGAGGAGATGGCAACTGTTCTCTAGGTGCCTTCTCTGGTCGAACCTGGCTGAAATGATGAGATGGCACTGCTGCAATGCTCaccaggctgcctgggcagtgcctgcaCTGTTTTCCCCGGAGATGAGGTACCCAGGCAGAAGCAAGCTGGGAGCAAATCCCATTGCGAAGGGGAGGGCGGCCGCAGCTATGGCAAAGCCGACTTCCTCTAACGGCGCAGAGCCACCTGACGGGCGCTCAGCCGCAAGGGGAGGGAGTCGGGCgttcagggctgcagggggagctcTGTGCGCGTCCGGCTCTGCCtgtgtcctgcagctgctcGGCCATGGGCACTCGCCTGCGGCTTGCCGCGCTCGGGGGGACGGCGCTGGCCGTGGCGGGCGGCGCGGTCGTGGCGGCCTGGGCCTGGGCCCGCCTGCGGAGACGAGCAGCGCCGCTCGCCGCCCGCCCTGCCGCTGTCGTCGTCGCCGCCGCCGATCAGGTACCGGGACCGCGTCGGGGATGCAGGCGAGGCCGCTGGGTCGGGGGCCGCAAACGGAGTCACCCTGGGCTTTTCAGCGGGGTCACGCCGACCCCTCTTGCCTCGGTGCGACCTGGCCCCGCCGCGCCCCTCGCGTTTCACGGAAGCCCCGGAGGGCGGCTGTGCTTTAGGCCGGGGGAGGCGGCGGGGCCTGAGCCGGCGACGGGGCGGGGCGGATAGGCCGGGTCCGCTGTCTCCGCTGTTCTCCCGGGCTGCGGGTGGTCTCGCCGGGCGGGCTGGGGCTGCGGGTGTCCCTGGTTTCCCATCGCCCGACCTGCGCGgcggctggcagctctgcctgcaccgACCCCCTCTTGACTGTGAGGTGGCTTTGGCTGTTTCTTCCAGACCACTTGTTAtcactcctttcccccctcagtCCGGCTTCACACAAGCCCCGGCTGCCTGGCTGAGTGTGCTGCCCCTCTCTTTGCAGGGTAGAGGACACAGCAAGCAGATACTGGTGCTGGgcctggatggggctgggaagacCAGCGTTCTCCACTCCCTGGCAACTAACCATGTGAAGCGCAGTGTGGCTCCCACCGAGGGCTTCAATGCCATCTGCATCAACACTGAGGAGTCCCAGCTGGAATTCCTGGAGAGTGAGTGAGCGAGCCTGTGTTACTATGGAATGTAAAATAAGTTCCTATCCTGTGCTTCATGTTTTCCTTGTACCTGCTCTCTTTGGGGattctgctttcccatcctgcttCTTGAAGGAGGTGAGGAAGTCTGTGTTCATTCAGTCCAGTCCTCTAGGGAGTTGTTCCTGGAGAGAgtagggcaacaaggctgatggTGTGAAACCAGCTCAGGGTCCCCATTGAGTCTTGTGTTATGGTCCACAGCCATCATGTGTTGTACGTCTTTTTGATGCTTATGCCTGGCAAATGACAAGAATggagaaggaataaaaataaaatggttaaaagaagagaggaggaaatgaaAAGCTTTGTACCCTTTTTGTTCAAAAGCCTCCTTGTGGTGTTTTGTAGTCTTTAATGGCTTTTGAAtgtctgtaattttttttgctAAACATTGTGATGTCCTTAGCACTGATTTTTGGGTATtgcctgtgcctgcagaaaACATCTTCTGTGGTGGTTTCGGAGTGTCACAGCTGTTCTAGGTGCAGCTAGCTGACAGGGAAGGTAgaggctgtgaggctgtggAGTGAGGTCAATCCCTGGTACAGAGAGGCTGCTATCCTAACCTCATCAGTGCCCACCTTCTGTGGAGGCAGAAGCTGCTCTTCCTGCTGTTTCTGCATTGTGCTGTACCAGTGCTCAACTGGCTTAGCTGGCAACTAGCCCATAGATACCTCCCTACCTTTGTCAGCAAGCCTAAAGGAGTTGTGCTGTTCCAAGGTAAGTCTTTGGGATGTGTGGGTGAGgctgccaaagcagagttttaTTCCCAATCCTACTGCCAGAGGAGTCTCTGGTGTGTCTTGGGGAAATCATCTTTCCAGAGATATTTTGTTTGTGCTCATCTCCTAGTAGGTAAGAGTTACCTGTGTTTCTATCTGGGAGATGCTTTGTGTAGCTGAGCCAAGAGAAACCCACAGtatctctgctcctgcctggggatggcCTAGGCCCAGCTCTGTGCACCCCACAGCAGAACCTTGTTGTTTCTGAGTCATCCTTCCCTCTTTGGTCCAGGTTGATAGTGACTGAGATGTGATGGCTGCGATCTCACCCATGGGAAATGAAATGTCTCAGGCCAGTTTCAGCCAGGTAAATCCATGCATGGCTCTCTAATCTGGTTACTTATCCAGTCTGTACCATTGCCTAGTCCAGGGGttagcagcctgtgctgtgatCACATGGCACAAGATGATCAGCTGACAGCAgggtttttattttgctgtctTAAACTGAAAACGTCTTTTTGTTTGTACCCTCAGGTGAGTGAGTGGTATCTTGCTTGTGCAAAGGATAGGAGCTCCAGGTTTCTGCTGAGTTCCTACTGGTTTatagaaaaaacaaaataacaaaaatctTGTCTGTGAGGTTGCTGACCCCTGGGTTATGCTATGCATGAATGCACTTAACAGAGGGAACAGTGTTGAGCCCCCAAAATCAGTACAGAATCAGAGGCATCTATCCCAAGAACAATGTGTCAGTCAGCCTTTTGGCTTCTTTCCACAGTGGCAGAGTTGAGGTTCTGCCTGCAGATACACTGGGGCTCTTGAAGAAGAGGCAAGTAAGCCCTAGCAGAGACGTTGCTCCCTTTTCTGTGTTATTTAAATTACTGAATAGAAAGCAAAGTTGCTTTGAAACAGAGCAGCCACTAAGGGCAGTAAAAGGTGTCTGACTAGCAAACCAGTGTTGAAAAGAGCTCCTATGTAAGGCAGGAGACAATTAAGGGGAAGCCCAGATGAATTGCCTTGAAAACTTGCTACTTCTGGGAGACTTGCTAATGCTTTTTGAGTACCTCGCTGCTCTTGAGTAAGTGGTTCTGCAGTGTACCTAGGGGAAGACTCAGCTGAAGACACATCTGAAATATTTCTACTGCTATTAAATTCAACAAACTACCCAACTCTTTTTGTCCCTACATGGGAAGAACAGTCTCAAGCAACTTGCTGCATATTGTTTCACTATGGAACTGTTGTAAGGCTTGGTTTTGAAGGTAGACTTCTTTCTCTGTATGCAGGAGAGAAGAGCTTAGTTAGAAACGGATCCTTGACAAATGTGTCTCCCAGGAACAACCTGAAGTGTCTGCTGGGgcttgatttttctctctttctaagCACCTCTGGTTATTGATGGTATGAAAGCTGTAGGAGTTTTGAACTAGATGCTAGTGTCATACAAATCTGATGAGAGAGTTCTCCCTACCTCAGTGCAAAATTTCTTTGGGAATTGTAGACCTGCTTTATCTTAAGGTAGAGATGGGCATGTAGAGATAGGTTATGTGAGGAGACTCTTGCATGGTGTTTATGGACACAGAACCTCCTTCTGCTCTTCTTCCTTACTTGAAATCAACACCCAGCAAGGCAGAAAGCAGccataaaaaaaaccctgaacccAGAATCCTCCCAAAATAAGAGCTTAAAATGGAaaagttggtgttttttttgtttggttggggttttttttgttggttttgtttattttttttgtttgggttggtttgttgttttcttcataGAGCATATGTATATGCCTGCATGGGGCTTGACTGGGGAAAACAAAGCTATTTCCAGTCTCTCATACTGTAGCCCAAatactttgatttttttggtaTCGCAAATACCTTGCGTTTTCAGCCCAGGGCCTGCTGTCTGGCACCTCTGGGAGCGGTGCTGCTTGGATTACTTGGTGAATCATGTGCTGTTGTCTTCTCTTCCAGTTGGGGGCGGTGAGTCTCTGCGTTCCTACTGGAAGATGTATCTCCCCAAAGTGCTGCTGTTAGTCTATGTTGTGGACTCGGCTGATCATGCCCGACTGCCTATGGCGAAACAGCTGCTTCATCAACTGATCCAGAACAACTCCACCCTGCCGGTGGTGGTTCTAGCCAACAAGCAGGTAAGAGTTCCCTGCTGCTAGCTGAgcttgggctggcagcagctctgaaaacagcaacaaagcCT
It encodes:
- the ARL9 gene encoding ADP-ribosylation factor-like protein 9 isoform X1 is translated as MGTRLRLAALGGTALAVAGGAVVAAWAWARLRRRAAPLAARPAAVVVAAADQGRGHSKQILVLGLDGAGKTSVLHSLATNHVKRSVAPTEGFNAICINTEESQLEFLEIGGGESLRSYWKMYLPKVLLLVYVVDSADHARLPMAKQLLHQLIQNNSTLPVVVLANKQDLEGAYCITDIHDALALSDIGDERKMFLIGTHVAEDGSEISSSMKDAKELIAQLVLESQ